One part of the Glycine soja cultivar W05 chromosome 11, ASM419377v2, whole genome shotgun sequence genome encodes these proteins:
- the LOC114376895 gene encoding probable serine/threonine-protein kinase abkC isoform X1, whose amino-acid sequence MVMSEEKSLYLMLRNIRRAAQSVCRINSRYLEVSKNGPVVSVGPNIHHCRLYMQYKFPSEACSSFLWHGTREGFRKRGSFRNFSVTSASNTVTHHSQIAWKRLYRKYCSSGDGTFPPTVNMIAQAVSLALARSYLLVPGILAFTCGELALAQQNWADAERYPSQNGLYMRAQDGYNYMFTFAFIIVEGLILLMRALYLAILFSPSIVMAPFADCFGPNFRKLWLHVVHRTLEKSGPAFIKWGQWAATRPDLFPRDLCTKLSELHTKAPEHSFCYTKKTIERAFGRKISEIFDNFEELPVASGSIAQVHRASLKCRYPGQQAKPLLVAVKVRHPGVGESIRRDFAIINLAAKISKFIPALNWLRLDESVQQFAVFMMSQVDLAREAAHLSRFIYNFRRWKDVSFPKPVYPLVHPAVLVETYEKGESVSYYVDDLQGHERVKSALAHIGTHALLKMLLVDNFIHADMHPGNILVRVSQNKSRKRLFKSKPHVVFLDVGMTAELSGSDRVNLLEFFKAVARRDGRTAAECALNLSNQQNCPNPEAFIEEVEESFTFWGTPEGDIVHPAECMEQLLEKVRRHRVNIDGNVCTVMVTTLVLEGWQRKLDPGYNVMQTLQTLLLRADWAKSLSYTIDGLMAP is encoded by the exons ATGGTCATGAGTGAAGAGAAGTCACT ATATTTGATGCTTAGAAATATAAGGAGAGCTGCCCAGTCTGTTTGTAGAATCAATAGCAGATACCTGGAAGTGAGTAAAAATGGGCCAGTTGTCTCAGTTGGACCGAATATCCACCACTGCCGGTTGTACATGCAATATAAGTTTCCAAGTGAAGCATGCAGTTCATTCTTGTGGCATGGGACAAGGGAAGGCTTTCGTAAACGTGGTTCTTTCAGGAACTTTTCTGTAACCTCAGCAAGTAATACAGTCACGCACCATTCCCAGATTGCTTGGAAAAGGCTGTACAGAAAGTATTGTTCCAGTGGTGATGGTACATTTCCTCCTACCGTAAATATGATTGCTCAGGCAGTAAGCTTGGCTTTGGCTCGTTCTTATTTGCTAGTTCCTGGTATTTTGGCATTTACATGTGGAGAGCTTGCATTAGCTCAGCAAAATTGGGCAGATGCAGAACGTTACCCATCACAGAATGGTTTGTATATGCGTGCACAAGATGGGTATAATTACATGTTTACATTTGCATTCATAATAGTTGAAGGACTTATCTTATTGATGAGGGCTCTCTATCTGGCAATATTATTCTCTCCTAGCATTGTGATGGCACCATTTGCAGATTGTTTTGGACCAAACTTTAGGAAACTGTGGCTCCATGTAGTTCATCGCACACTAGAAAAATCAGGTCCAGCATTCATAAAATGGGGTCAGTGGGCAGCTACACGGCCTGATCTCTTTCCTCGAGATCTATGCACTAAGCTTTCAGAACTTCATACCAAAGCTCCTGAGCATAGTTTCTGCTACACAAAGAAAACTATAGAAAGAGCATTTGGCCGAaaaatttctgaaatttttgaCAATTTTGAAGAACTTCCTGTTGCATCTGGAAGCATTGCTCAAGTTCACCGTGCTTCACTAAAATGTCGTTATCCTGGTCAGCAGGCAAAGCCACTATTGGTTGCAGTTAAGGTTAGACATCCTGGCGTGGGAGAGTCAATTAGACGGGATTTTGCTATTATTAATTTGGCGGCAAAAATTTCAAAGTTCATTCCTGCTCTTAATTGGTTACGATTAGATGAGAGTGTACAACAATTTGCAGTTTTCATGATGTCTCAAGTTGACCTTGCTAGGGAAGCTGCCCATTTGAGTcgctttatttataatttccgTAGATGGAAGGATGTTTCTTTCCCCAAGCCTGTCTATCCACTTGTGCACCCGGCTGTTTTGGTGGAAACATATGAAAAGGGTGAAAGTGTCTCATATTATGTTGATGATCTTCAAGGACATGAACGGGTTAAATCTGCTCTTGCCCACATTGGTACTCATGCACTTTTGAAAATGCTTCTG GTGGACAACTTCATTCATGCAGATATGCATCCTGGAAATATCCTTGTTCGAGTGTCTCAGAACAAGTCTCGAAAACGGCTCTTCAAATCAAAGCCTCATGTAGTTTTCCTTGATGTAGGCATGACTGCCGAACTCTCTGGTAGTGATAGAGTAAATTTACTGGAATTTTTTAAAGCTGTTGCCCGCCGAGATGGCCGGACTGCTGCAGAATGTGCCCTGAACTTGTCAAATCAACAGAACTGTCCAAATCCGGAGGCCTTCATTGag GAGGTGGAAGAGTCATTTACTTTTTGGGGCACCCCAGAAGGTGATATTGTTCATCCTGCAGAGTGCATGGAACAATTACTTGAGAAAGTTAGGCGTCATAGAGTTAATATTGATGGCAATGTTTGTACTGTCATGGTGACAACCTTAGTTCTTGAG gGTTGGCAGCGAAAACTTGATCCTGGGTACAATGTGATGCAGACATTGCAGACATTGCTACTTAGAGCTGATTGGGCAAAGTCTCTTTCGTACACAATTGACGGACTCATGGCCCCTTAG
- the LOC114376895 gene encoding probable serine/threonine-protein kinase abkC isoform X2, whose protein sequence is MLRNIRRAAQSVCRINSRYLEVSKNGPVVSVGPNIHHCRLYMQYKFPSEACSSFLWHGTREGFRKRGSFRNFSVTSASNTVTHHSQIAWKRLYRKYCSSGDGTFPPTVNMIAQAVSLALARSYLLVPGILAFTCGELALAQQNWADAERYPSQNGLYMRAQDGYNYMFTFAFIIVEGLILLMRALYLAILFSPSIVMAPFADCFGPNFRKLWLHVVHRTLEKSGPAFIKWGQWAATRPDLFPRDLCTKLSELHTKAPEHSFCYTKKTIERAFGRKISEIFDNFEELPVASGSIAQVHRASLKCRYPGQQAKPLLVAVKVRHPGVGESIRRDFAIINLAAKISKFIPALNWLRLDESVQQFAVFMMSQVDLAREAAHLSRFIYNFRRWKDVSFPKPVYPLVHPAVLVETYEKGESVSYYVDDLQGHERVKSALAHIGTHALLKMLLVDNFIHADMHPGNILVRVSQNKSRKRLFKSKPHVVFLDVGMTAELSGSDRVNLLEFFKAVARRDGRTAAECALNLSNQQNCPNPEAFIEEVEESFTFWGTPEGDIVHPAECMEQLLEKVRRHRVNIDGNVCTVMVTTLVLEGWQRKLDPGYNVMQTLQTLLLRADWAKSLSYTIDGLMAP, encoded by the exons ATGCTTAGAAATATAAGGAGAGCTGCCCAGTCTGTTTGTAGAATCAATAGCAGATACCTGGAAGTGAGTAAAAATGGGCCAGTTGTCTCAGTTGGACCGAATATCCACCACTGCCGGTTGTACATGCAATATAAGTTTCCAAGTGAAGCATGCAGTTCATTCTTGTGGCATGGGACAAGGGAAGGCTTTCGTAAACGTGGTTCTTTCAGGAACTTTTCTGTAACCTCAGCAAGTAATACAGTCACGCACCATTCCCAGATTGCTTGGAAAAGGCTGTACAGAAAGTATTGTTCCAGTGGTGATGGTACATTTCCTCCTACCGTAAATATGATTGCTCAGGCAGTAAGCTTGGCTTTGGCTCGTTCTTATTTGCTAGTTCCTGGTATTTTGGCATTTACATGTGGAGAGCTTGCATTAGCTCAGCAAAATTGGGCAGATGCAGAACGTTACCCATCACAGAATGGTTTGTATATGCGTGCACAAGATGGGTATAATTACATGTTTACATTTGCATTCATAATAGTTGAAGGACTTATCTTATTGATGAGGGCTCTCTATCTGGCAATATTATTCTCTCCTAGCATTGTGATGGCACCATTTGCAGATTGTTTTGGACCAAACTTTAGGAAACTGTGGCTCCATGTAGTTCATCGCACACTAGAAAAATCAGGTCCAGCATTCATAAAATGGGGTCAGTGGGCAGCTACACGGCCTGATCTCTTTCCTCGAGATCTATGCACTAAGCTTTCAGAACTTCATACCAAAGCTCCTGAGCATAGTTTCTGCTACACAAAGAAAACTATAGAAAGAGCATTTGGCCGAaaaatttctgaaatttttgaCAATTTTGAAGAACTTCCTGTTGCATCTGGAAGCATTGCTCAAGTTCACCGTGCTTCACTAAAATGTCGTTATCCTGGTCAGCAGGCAAAGCCACTATTGGTTGCAGTTAAGGTTAGACATCCTGGCGTGGGAGAGTCAATTAGACGGGATTTTGCTATTATTAATTTGGCGGCAAAAATTTCAAAGTTCATTCCTGCTCTTAATTGGTTACGATTAGATGAGAGTGTACAACAATTTGCAGTTTTCATGATGTCTCAAGTTGACCTTGCTAGGGAAGCTGCCCATTTGAGTcgctttatttataatttccgTAGATGGAAGGATGTTTCTTTCCCCAAGCCTGTCTATCCACTTGTGCACCCGGCTGTTTTGGTGGAAACATATGAAAAGGGTGAAAGTGTCTCATATTATGTTGATGATCTTCAAGGACATGAACGGGTTAAATCTGCTCTTGCCCACATTGGTACTCATGCACTTTTGAAAATGCTTCTG GTGGACAACTTCATTCATGCAGATATGCATCCTGGAAATATCCTTGTTCGAGTGTCTCAGAACAAGTCTCGAAAACGGCTCTTCAAATCAAAGCCTCATGTAGTTTTCCTTGATGTAGGCATGACTGCCGAACTCTCTGGTAGTGATAGAGTAAATTTACTGGAATTTTTTAAAGCTGTTGCCCGCCGAGATGGCCGGACTGCTGCAGAATGTGCCCTGAACTTGTCAAATCAACAGAACTGTCCAAATCCGGAGGCCTTCATTGag GAGGTGGAAGAGTCATTTACTTTTTGGGGCACCCCAGAAGGTGATATTGTTCATCCTGCAGAGTGCATGGAACAATTACTTGAGAAAGTTAGGCGTCATAGAGTTAATATTGATGGCAATGTTTGTACTGTCATGGTGACAACCTTAGTTCTTGAG gGTTGGCAGCGAAAACTTGATCCTGGGTACAATGTGATGCAGACATTGCAGACATTGCTACTTAGAGCTGATTGGGCAAAGTCTCTTTCGTACACAATTGACGGACTCATGGCCCCTTAG
- the LOC114375133 gene encoding transcription factor MYB102-like: MGRAPCCDKNGLKKGPWTTEEDQKLIDYIQKHGYGNWRTLPKNAGLQRCGKSCRLRWTNYLRPDIKRGRFSFEEEETIIQLHSILGNKWSAIASRLPGRTDNEIKNYWNTHIRKRLLRMGIDPVTHSPRLDLLDINSILNASFYGSSQINIQRLLGMHQYVVNPELLKLASSLFSTSQQHNHDPDDMCAQKGQQNQLCDPQIQNHVPHFVQYQDPIQEVPACSTMFSTPCFSMPLTQPQLVEPNNVDQYTSSTFTDFSYQQLSDWHKDGIALSTLTDDYMPQLSSYNNYYSSNSHQNLMYPQVSEPSTFHSNNSNHQNFSFASVLSTPSSSPTPLNSNSTIINGSNTEDERDQSYDSSNMLKFEIPDILDVNEFM; the protein is encoded by the exons ATGGGGAGAGCACCTTGTTGTGACAAGAATGGCCTCAAGAAAGGACCATGGACAACCGAGGAGGACCAGAAACTCATTGATTACATTCAGAAACATGGATATGGCAATTGGAGGACACTCCCAAAGAATGCTG GGTTGCAAAGGTGTGGAAAGAGTTGCCGTCTCCGTTGGACAAACTATCTACGACCAGATATAAAGCGAGGTCGGTTTTCATTTGAAGAGGAAGAGACAATAATTCAACTACATAGCATTCTTGGCAACAA ATGGTCTGCCATTGCATCTCGCTTACCAGGAAGGACTGACAATGAAATAAAGAATTATTGGAACACTCACATTAGAAAAAGGCTTCTGAGGATGGGAATTGACCCAGTGACACACAGTCCTCGACTTGATCTATTGGACATCAATTCCATTCTAAACGCATCTTTCTATGGTTCATCACAAATCAACATCCAAAGGCTCCTTGGCATGCACCAGTACGTGGTGAACCCTGAGCTTTTAAAATTGGCTTCTTCACTCTTCTCCACCTCGCAGCAACACAATCATGACCCTGATGACATGTGTGCTCAAAAAGGTCAACAGAATCAGCTTTGCGATCCTCAAATTCAGAACCATGTTCCACACTTTGTCCAATATCAAGATCCAATTCAAGAAGTGCCTGCATGCAGCACCATGTTCAGCACCCCTTGTTTTTCAATGCCTCTAACTCAACCACAGTTGGTTGAGCCAAATAATGTGGACCAATATACATCATCAACTTTCACAGACTTCAGTTACCAACAACTAAGTGATTGGCACAAAGATGGGATTGCGTTAAGCACCTTAACAGATGACTATATGCCTCAGTTATCAagctataataattattatagttcTAATAGTCATCAAAATCTCATGTATCCTCAAGTGTCCGAACCTTCAACTTTTCATTCCAATAACAGCAATCATCAGAACTTCAGCTTCGCTTCAGTTCTATCAACACCTTCGTCAAGCCCCACACCGCTGAATTCGAACTCCACGATAATCAATGGGAGCAACACAGAAGACGAGAGAGACCAAAGCTATGACAGTAGTAAcatgttgaaatttgaaatcccagATATTTTAGATGTGAATGAGTTCATGTAA